A stretch of the Ictidomys tridecemlineatus isolate mIctTri1 chromosome 5, mIctTri1.hap1, whole genome shotgun sequence genome encodes the following:
- the LOC144364738 gene encoding uncharacterized protein LOC144364738 isoform X1 yields MREAGKRGRRQSGESFRSPESPGAQEPGAGPSGARGPRAPPDVRRRVRTRGRGKAGGTDLDCAPPRPGTVLAAGDAEGTRALPPAVQSWGRGAQQPALRDGKGRQPPGIGASGGAGSKSGSVFPAAGEAEAGGSGFTGSLSNGEALSNSGGECAAVAVYWRRQSRGVDNVNLAPFLHSGSPEPQQRPRPSVQMHLSRLSWEIDPVPPGPARYAEVPGGGLPAAIRSLRCVPGTVTVPRLQLVWRCCMRRQRPSDGAAWRSLLRGPPFPSSGGGRPRSGSHAFQGLKE; encoded by the exons ATGCGGGAGGCCGGCAAGCGAGGCCGGAGGCAGAGTGGAGAGAGCTTCCGAAGCCCGGAGAGCCCCGGGGCGCAGGAGCCAGGCGCCGGGCCGAGCGGAGCGCGCGGGCCTCGGGCGCCCCCTGACGTCCGCCGCCGGGTGCGCACCCGGGGCCGCGGGAAAGCCGGCGGGACCGACCTCGATTGCGCACCGCCGCGGCCCGGCACCGTGCTCGCAGCTGGCGATGCAGAGGGGACGCGAGCACTGCCTCCCGCAGTCCAGTCCTGGGGGCGGGGGGCACAGCAGCCAGCTctgagggatgggaagggaaggcagcCTCCCGGGATAGGGGCGTCGGGAGGAGCAGGCAGCAAGAGCGGAAGCGTcttcccagcggctggggaggctgaggcaggaggatcggggttcacaggcagcctcagcaacggtgaggcgctaagcaactcg GGAGGTGAATGTGCAGCAGTTGCAGTTTATTGGAGAAGACAGAGTAGAGGAGTGGACAACGTGAACCTGGCTCCCTTCCTGCACTCTGGGAGCCCTGAGCCACAGCAGCGCCCCAG gccCAGCGTGCAGATGCATCTTTCCAGACTCAGCTGGGAAATCGACCCAGTTCCGCCCGGGCCCGCGCGCTATGCCGAAGTCCCTGGGGGGGGCCTGCCTGCAGCCATCCGCAGCCTCCGATGCGTTCCAGGGACCGTGACCGTCCCAAGGCTCCAGCTCGTCTGGAGGTGCTGCATGCGGAGACAGAGGCCTTCAGACGGCGCCGCCTGGCGGTCCCTATTGCGCGGACCTCCGTTTCCGAGTTCTGGTGGTGGACGGCCCAGGTCTGGAAGTCACGCGTTCCAGGGGCTCAAGGAATGA
- the LOC144364738 gene encoding uncharacterized protein LOC144364738 isoform X2, translating to MREAGKRGRRQSGESFRSPESPGAQEPGAGPSGARGPRAPPDVRRRVRTRGRGKAGGTDLDCAPPRPGTVLAAGDAEGTRALPPAVQSWGRGAQQPALRDGKGRQPPGIGASGGAGSKSGSVFPAAGEAEAGGSGFTGSLSNGEALSNSGGECAAVAVYWRRQSRGVDNVNLAPFLHSGSPEPQQRPSVQMHLSRLSWEIDPVPPGPARYAEVPGGGLPAAIRSLRCVPGTVTVPRLQLVWRCCMRRQRPSDGAAWRSLLRGPPFPSSGGGRPRSGSHAFQGLKE from the exons ATGCGGGAGGCCGGCAAGCGAGGCCGGAGGCAGAGTGGAGAGAGCTTCCGAAGCCCGGAGAGCCCCGGGGCGCAGGAGCCAGGCGCCGGGCCGAGCGGAGCGCGCGGGCCTCGGGCGCCCCCTGACGTCCGCCGCCGGGTGCGCACCCGGGGCCGCGGGAAAGCCGGCGGGACCGACCTCGATTGCGCACCGCCGCGGCCCGGCACCGTGCTCGCAGCTGGCGATGCAGAGGGGACGCGAGCACTGCCTCCCGCAGTCCAGTCCTGGGGGCGGGGGGCACAGCAGCCAGCTctgagggatgggaagggaaggcagcCTCCCGGGATAGGGGCGTCGGGAGGAGCAGGCAGCAAGAGCGGAAGCGTcttcccagcggctggggaggctgaggcaggaggatcggggttcacaggcagcctcagcaacggtgaggcgctaagcaactcg GGAGGTGAATGTGCAGCAGTTGCAGTTTATTGGAGAAGACAGAGTAGAGGAGTGGACAACGTGAACCTGGCTCCCTTCCTGCACTCTGGGAGCCCTGAGCCACAGCAGCGCCCCAG CGTGCAGATGCATCTTTCCAGACTCAGCTGGGAAATCGACCCAGTTCCGCCCGGGCCCGCGCGCTATGCCGAAGTCCCTGGGGGGGGCCTGCCTGCAGCCATCCGCAGCCTCCGATGCGTTCCAGGGACCGTGACCGTCCCAAGGCTCCAGCTCGTCTGGAGGTGCTGCATGCGGAGACAGAGGCCTTCAGACGGCGCCGCCTGGCGGTCCCTATTGCGCGGACCTCCGTTTCCGAGTTCTGGTGGTGGACGGCCCAGGTCTGGAAGTCACGCGTTCCAGGGGCTCAAGGAATGA